A single genomic interval of Mucilaginibacter robiniae harbors:
- a CDS encoding type B 50S ribosomal protein L31: MKKDLHPSNYRLVVFKDMSNDYSFITKSCIDTRETVQWEDGNEYPLVKLEISHTSHPFYTGKMKLVDTAGRIDKFRSRYNKK, from the coding sequence ATGAAAAAAGACCTGCATCCATCAAACTATAGATTAGTGGTTTTTAAAGATATGTCTAACGATTACTCTTTTATCACTAAATCATGCATCGATACCCGTGAAACCGTACAATGGGAAGACGGCAATGAGTATCCATTGGTTAAATTAGAAATTTCTCACACCTCGCATCCGTTCTATACCGGTAAAATGAAACTGGTTGACACTGCAGGACGTATTGATAAATTCCGCAGCCGTTACAACAAAAAGTAA
- a CDS encoding GlmU family protein: protein MAIILFDDNAHYTLRPLTFTRPVANLRIGILTIAEKWAKYLNTSFSYHTPAYLKAKFPIQVEAQNLFINGAVCPDEHLLEAIDKLQNGEALYHNNQLLAVRLSENDAREFNSEQAFDRKIDYSAAVVSIRYPEDIFRKNDTELRRDFALLTQGRTSAVISNTNTIIGNHFFAEEDAVAECSTFNTNNGPIYLGKQTEVWEGTHVRGGLALCNNSQIKMGAKIYGATTIGPRCRVGGEINNAVLWGNSSKGHEGYLGNSVLGEWCNIGADSNNSNLKNNYAEVKLWDYTTQHFRKTGLQFCGLVMADHAKCGINTMFNTGTVVGVSANVFGAGYPRNYVPDFAWGGAHGYEVYRMDKVFETIERVYTRRNKQLDDVEKQLLQDIFNLTQPYRNF from the coding sequence ATGGCTATTATCCTGTTCGACGATAACGCACATTACACCTTACGGCCGCTTACTTTTACGCGTCCGGTAGCCAATCTGCGCATCGGTATATTAACCATAGCCGAAAAGTGGGCCAAGTACCTGAACACTAGTTTTTCATACCATACGCCAGCTTACCTTAAAGCTAAATTCCCGATCCAGGTAGAAGCACAAAACTTGTTTATTAATGGTGCGGTTTGCCCCGACGAACACTTGCTGGAAGCTATAGATAAGCTGCAGAACGGTGAAGCACTGTACCATAATAACCAATTGCTGGCTGTAAGGTTATCAGAAAATGATGCTCGCGAGTTTAACTCTGAACAAGCTTTTGACCGGAAAATTGATTACAGCGCGGCCGTTGTCAGCATCCGTTACCCGGAAGATATTTTCAGAAAGAATGACACTGAACTTCGGCGCGATTTTGCACTGCTAACACAAGGCCGCACCAGTGCTGTAATCAGTAATACCAATACCATTATTGGTAATCATTTTTTTGCGGAAGAAGATGCTGTAGCAGAGTGTTCTACTTTTAATACCAACAATGGGCCTATCTATTTGGGTAAACAAACGGAGGTTTGGGAAGGCACTCATGTACGCGGCGGCCTGGCTTTATGTAATAACTCGCAGATCAAGATGGGAGCAAAGATTTATGGTGCTACCACCATTGGTCCGAGATGCAGGGTTGGAGGCGAAATCAATAATGCCGTGCTTTGGGGAAATTCCTCTAAGGGCCATGAGGGGTATTTAGGTAACTCGGTATTGGGCGAATGGTGCAACATCGGAGCCGATTCCAATAACTCCAACCTGAAAAATAATTATGCAGAAGTAAAACTGTGGGATTATACCACACAACACTTCCGTAAAACCGGCTTGCAGTTTTGTGGCCTGGTTATGGCCGATCATGCCAAATGCGGTATCAACACTATGTTTAATACCGGTACGGTAGTAGGGGTAAGCGCCAATGTTTTTGGTGCTGGTTACCCGCGTAACTACGTGCCTGATTTTGCCTGGGGCGGTGCCCACGGGTACGAGGTGTACCGGATGGATAAAGTATTCGAAACCATTGAACGGGTTTACACCCGACGTAATAAGCAACTGGATGATGTGGAGAAACAGCTGCTGCAAGACATATTCAATTTAACACAACCCTATAGAAATTTTTAA
- the tpiA gene encoding triose-phosphate isomerase, whose amino-acid sequence MTRKKIVAGNWKMNLDYNEGLSLFSEIVNMVKDEITGQQQVVVCPPFIHLHSLVQLAKGTDKVAVGAQNAHQKESGAYTGEVSAKMVKSTGAAYVILGHSERRQYFNEDNQLLSVKAEVALSNGLKPIFCIGETLDEREAEQYFDVIKTQLKEGVFGLSTEQFSQVIIAYEPIWAIGTGKTATAEQAQEIHAFIRNEIADNYNQEVADQTTILYGGSCNPKNAPELFAQLDIDGGLIGGASLKSRDFLDIVKVFN is encoded by the coding sequence ATGACAAGAAAAAAAATAGTTGCCGGGAACTGGAAAATGAACCTGGATTATAACGAAGGTTTAAGCCTGTTTTCTGAAATCGTAAACATGGTAAAAGATGAAATAACCGGACAGCAGCAAGTAGTGGTTTGCCCGCCTTTTATTCATTTACATAGCCTGGTACAACTGGCTAAAGGCACTGATAAGGTTGCTGTTGGTGCACAAAATGCTCATCAGAAAGAATCGGGTGCTTACACTGGTGAAGTATCAGCTAAAATGGTAAAGTCAACCGGTGCAGCTTACGTAATTTTAGGGCACTCTGAACGTCGTCAGTATTTTAATGAAGATAATCAATTGCTTTCTGTAAAAGCAGAAGTGGCATTAAGCAATGGTTTAAAACCAATTTTTTGTATCGGCGAGACTTTAGATGAGCGCGAAGCTGAACAATATTTTGATGTGATTAAAACACAGCTGAAAGAAGGCGTATTCGGTTTATCAACCGAGCAGTTTAGCCAAGTGATTATTGCTTACGAACCCATTTGGGCCATTGGCACTGGTAAAACCGCTACTGCCGAACAAGCACAAGAAATTCATGCTTTTATCCGCAACGAAATTGCTGATAACTATAATCAGGAAGTGGCCGATCAAACTACTATTTTGTATGGTGGCAGCTGTAATCCTAAAAATGCGCCTGAGCTTTTTGCACAACTTGATATTGATGGTGGCCTTATTGGCGGTGCTTCTTTGAAATCACGCGATTTCCTGGATATCGTTAAGGTATTTAATTAA
- the prmA gene encoding 50S ribosomal protein L11 methyltransferase yields the protein MNYYELLFTLITPEDYYQDLMINALAEIGFATFEEADFGFKAYIQSPAFSKAAVDEALEPYHSLITFSYDVNLLPAKNWNEVWESNFQPIEIADQVRVRATFHESKPDFPYEITIDPKMAFGTGHHETTSLMMASMLETNFKGKKVLDMGCGTGILAILAAKLGATDLTAIDYDILCYNSTQENTALNQVEGVNIICGSKEVIPDEQYDIVLANINRNILLDQMQRYGEVLKPQGEIYFSGFYESPDLEIIKEAAAQHQMHYISHKKSKEWVAAKFVKA from the coding sequence ATGAATTACTACGAACTGCTTTTTACTCTCATTACCCCTGAAGATTATTATCAGGATTTAATGATTAACGCACTGGCTGAAATTGGCTTTGCTACTTTTGAAGAAGCTGATTTTGGGTTTAAGGCTTATATACAATCGCCGGCGTTTAGTAAAGCAGCTGTAGATGAAGCATTGGAACCTTACCATAGCTTAATTACCTTTTCGTATGATGTAAATTTACTGCCTGCTAAAAACTGGAATGAGGTATGGGAAAGCAATTTTCAGCCTATTGAAATTGCCGATCAAGTACGGGTCAGGGCAACGTTTCATGAATCGAAACCAGATTTTCCATACGAAATCACTATCGACCCTAAAATGGCTTTTGGTACCGGCCATCATGAAACTACCAGTTTGATGATGGCGAGTATGCTGGAAACTAATTTTAAAGGGAAAAAGGTGTTAGATATGGGTTGTGGTACCGGCATATTAGCCATACTGGCCGCCAAGCTAGGTGCTACTGATTTAACCGCTATCGATTATGATATATTGTGCTACAACAGTACGCAAGAAAATACAGCACTCAACCAGGTGGAAGGGGTAAATATCATATGTGGTTCGAAGGAAGTAATTCCTGATGAACAGTATGATATAGTTCTGGCTAACATCAACCGCAATATCCTGCTCGATCAGATGCAACGTTATGGCGAAGTGCTAAAACCTCAGGGCGAAATTTATTTTAGTGGTTTTTACGAATCGCCTGATTTGGAGATTATCAAAGAGGCTGCTGCACAGCACCAAATGCATTATATCAGCCATAAAAAGAGTAAAGAGTGGGTAGCTGCTAAATTTGTAAAAGCATAA
- a CDS encoding NAD(P)-dependent oxidoreductase translates to MKVAIIGATGFVGKNVINEALNRDYTVTAIARHPEKLETEHAQLTKVAGDVFAVDALAQILKGHDVVISTFNPGWTDADLYNNFIKGSEAIQQAAKQAGVERLLVVGGAGSLFINGEQLVDSPQFPADWKTGATAARDYLNNLRQEQELNWTFLSPAIELYPGQRTGQFRIGTEEPVFDEAGKCAITAEDLAVALIDEVENKQFIKQRFTVGY, encoded by the coding sequence ATGAAAGTAGCAATTATTGGCGCTACCGGCTTTGTCGGTAAAAATGTAATAAACGAAGCATTAAACCGGGATTACACCGTAACAGCTATTGCCCGTCACCCTGAAAAGCTGGAAACAGAACACGCACAACTAACCAAAGTAGCAGGCGATGTTTTTGCTGTTGATGCTTTAGCGCAAATATTAAAAGGACACGATGTGGTTATCAGCACCTTTAACCCAGGGTGGACTGATGCCGATTTGTATAACAACTTTATAAAAGGTTCAGAAGCTATTCAGCAAGCCGCTAAGCAGGCTGGTGTTGAACGCCTGTTGGTAGTAGGTGGAGCCGGAAGTTTGTTTATTAACGGAGAGCAACTGGTAGATTCGCCACAGTTTCCGGCTGATTGGAAAACCGGTGCAACTGCAGCACGCGATTACCTGAACAACTTACGCCAGGAACAAGAATTAAATTGGACGTTTTTAAGCCCTGCTATAGAGCTTTATCCAGGTCAGCGTACCGGTCAGTTCCGTATAGGCACCGAAGAGCCGGTATTTGACGAAGCTGGCAAATGCGCCATTACTGCGGAAGACTTAGCCGTAGCTTTAATTGATGAAGTAGAAAATAAACAGTTTATCAAGCAACGCTTTACAGTAGGCTACTAA
- a CDS encoding Rrf2 family transcriptional regulator, with translation MNGRFQIAIHIMTLLSLSEGECLSSDYIAGSININPVLVRKELSNLRQHGLVTSKEGNSGGYSIAKSAQLISMADIYQTVKQNTLLGQARNQPNPKCPVGKQINQHLNSLYTDVDTAVLHKLSQQTLADFNQQFH, from the coding sequence ATGAACGGCAGATTTCAGATAGCAATACACATCATGACTTTACTAAGCTTAAGTGAAGGGGAATGTCTATCGTCTGATTATATTGCCGGAAGCATCAATATCAATCCGGTACTGGTTAGAAAAGAGCTAAGTAATTTACGCCAGCATGGTTTGGTAACCAGTAAAGAAGGCAACAGTGGCGGCTATAGTATAGCCAAGTCAGCGCAGCTAATCAGTATGGCCGATATCTATCAAACAGTAAAGCAAAACACACTGCTGGGTCAAGCCCGTAATCAGCCTAATCCGAAATGTCCGGTGGGTAAACAGATTAACCAGCACCTAAACAGCTTATATACCGATGTTGATACGGCTGTTTTGCATAAACTAAGCCAGCAAACCTTGGCAGACTTCAATCAGCAATTTCATTAG
- a CDS encoding LOG family protein, with protein MTGEEKIRKAFQNQDWHEIKVTDSWQIFKIMAEFVDGFEKLAKIGPCVSIFGSARTHNDNPYYKLAEDCARLLTDRGYGVISGGGPGIMEAANKGAYEAGGKSVGLNIELPFEQFHNKYIDRDKLLEFDYFFIRKVMFMKYSQGFIILPGGFGTMDESFEAITLIQTGKIARFPIVFVGVDYWKGLFDWVEEKMLNTEHNVSPDDLNLYRVVDTADEAVEHIFRFYEKYVLKPNF; from the coding sequence ATGACAGGTGAAGAAAAAATAAGAAAAGCGTTCCAGAACCAAGACTGGCACGAAATAAAAGTAACCGACTCTTGGCAGATTTTCAAAATCATGGCCGAGTTTGTAGATGGCTTCGAGAAACTGGCGAAAATTGGGCCTTGTGTTTCCATCTTCGGTTCGGCACGTACCCATAATGATAACCCTTACTATAAGTTGGCAGAAGATTGCGCCCGCCTGCTTACCGACCGTGGCTATGGCGTAATATCAGGCGGTGGCCCTGGTATTATGGAAGCAGCTAACAAAGGCGCTTACGAAGCCGGTGGTAAATCGGTAGGGTTGAATATTGAGTTACCGTTTGAGCAATTTCATAACAAATACATTGACCGGGATAAACTACTGGAGTTTGATTACTTCTTTATCCGTAAGGTAATGTTCATGAAATACTCGCAAGGCTTTATCATTCTACCAGGCGGTTTCGGCACCATGGATGAATCATTCGAGGCAATTACGCTGATACAAACCGGTAAAATTGCCCGCTTCCCCATTGTATTTGTTGGGGTAGATTACTGGAAAGGTTTATTCGACTGGGTAGAAGAAAAAATGCTAAACACTGAGCATAACGTTAGCCCGGATGATTTAAACTTGTACAGGGTTGTGGATACAGCAGATGAAGCTGTAGAACACATCTTCCGCTTCTACGAAAAGTATGTACTAAAACCAAACTTCTAA
- a CDS encoding sodium:solute symporter, which produces MAPGTLLLFIAGYFLVLILISYFTSRNTSDNDTFFVANRNSKWYLVAFGMIGTALSGVTFISVPGKVGAPTGDQFAYFQFVLGNAAGFLIIAGVLLPLYYRMQLTSIYSYIESALGRWSYKTAATIFLISRTIGSSFRLYLVVIVLQKFIFDSYGIPFWATVLICLLLIWSYTFKGGLKTIIITDSLQTLFLVSSVFLSIYFICRSMHFNVAEATEAIKNSSYSKIFFFNNFVSNKLHFSKQFIGGLFITVAMTGLDQDLMQKNLSCKNIGEAQKNMLSFTAVFVIINIFFLSVGALLYLYAAQKGIQVEKTDYLYPTIALKYLGLLPAIVFMLGLTAATFATTDSALTALTTSFCVDFLNFNKQQDINSRTMVRTRHYVHISFSGLMFLTILFFNSVNNDAVVSAIFTMASFTYGPLLGLYGFGLLMSNRQVSDKLVPFICILSPAICYYLKLNSAELFNGYVFDNELILINGFITFAGLLLTSKAKSRVVAL; this is translated from the coding sequence ATGGCGCCCGGAACACTGCTCTTATTTATAGCCGGATATTTTCTGGTTCTGATTTTAATTTCTTATTTCACGTCCCGCAACACGTCGGATAATGATACCTTCTTTGTGGCCAATCGTAACTCCAAATGGTATTTGGTAGCTTTTGGTATGATTGGTACTGCCTTAAGCGGCGTTACATTTATATCGGTGCCCGGCAAAGTAGGTGCCCCTACCGGCGATCAGTTTGCATACTTTCAGTTCGTGTTAGGCAATGCCGCAGGCTTTCTGATTATAGCCGGCGTTTTACTGCCGCTATATTACCGCATGCAGCTTACCTCTATTTACAGCTATATCGAAAGCGCATTAGGGCGCTGGAGCTATAAAACCGCGGCTACTATATTTTTAATCAGCCGCACTATCGGATCCTCCTTTCGGCTGTACCTGGTAGTGATTGTATTACAGAAGTTTATTTTTGACAGCTACGGTATCCCGTTCTGGGCTACGGTACTAATTTGCTTGCTGCTGATCTGGTCGTACACGTTTAAAGGCGGACTCAAAACCATCATCATTACTGATAGTTTACAGACGCTGTTCCTGGTATCATCAGTTTTTTTGTCGATCTATTTCATTTGCCGCAGTATGCACTTTAATGTAGCAGAGGCTACCGAGGCAATCAAAAACAGCAGCTATTCCAAAATATTCTTTTTCAACAATTTTGTAAGCAACAAGCTACATTTCAGCAAGCAGTTTATAGGAGGCTTGTTCATTACGGTTGCTATGACTGGGCTGGATCAGGATTTAATGCAGAAAAACCTGAGCTGTAAAAACATCGGCGAAGCACAAAAAAACATGCTCAGCTTTACGGCAGTATTCGTGATTATCAATATATTCTTTTTGAGTGTTGGCGCTTTGTTGTACTTATACGCAGCACAAAAAGGTATTCAGGTTGAAAAAACCGATTACTTGTATCCCACTATTGCTTTAAAGTATTTAGGCCTGCTGCCAGCTATCGTTTTTATGCTGGGCCTCACCGCTGCTACTTTCGCCACTACCGATTCGGCCTTAACCGCTTTAACCACTTCTTTCTGTGTTGATTTTTTAAACTTCAACAAACAGCAAGACATTAACAGCCGTACAATGGTCAGAACCCGGCACTATGTGCACATTTCGTTTTCGGGATTGATGTTTCTGACTATTCTGTTTTTTAATAGCGTAAACAATGATGCCGTAGTAAGTGCAATTTTTACGATGGCCTCCTTTACTTATGGGCCATTGTTAGGTTTGTACGGGTTTGGTTTATTGATGAGTAACCGGCAGGTAAGTGATAAGTTAGTACCCTTTATTTGCATACTATCGCCGGCTATATGCTACTATCTGAAACTAAACTCAGCTGAGCTTTTTAACGGATATGTTTTTGATAATGAGCTTATCTTAATCAATGGTTTTATTACCTTTGCAGGTTTGCTACTTACCTCAAAAGCTAAAAGCCGGGTAGTAGCCTTGTAA
- the recR gene encoding recombination mediator RecR produces the protein MNFSSKLLENAVGEFTKLPGIGQKTALRLVLHLLDQDREDVDRFSRSMTKLRNEIQHCRVCHNISDYTVCEVCSSHRRDRGTICVVEDTRDVMAIENTNQYSGVYHVLGGLISPMDGVGPTDLQVDSLIERIRDGEVKEVIFALSATMEGDTTVFYLHKKLKDFNINLSTIARGIAFGGELEYVDEITLGRSITTRVPYENSLAR, from the coding sequence ATGAATTTTTCGTCGAAGTTGTTAGAGAATGCAGTAGGAGAGTTTACTAAATTACCAGGTATCGGACAAAAAACGGCCTTGCGTTTGGTGTTGCACCTGCTGGATCAAGACCGAGAAGATGTTGACCGTTTTAGCCGTTCCATGACCAAGCTGCGCAATGAAATACAGCATTGCCGGGTTTGCCATAACATATCTGATTATACCGTTTGTGAGGTTTGCTCTTCACACCGGCGAGATAGAGGAACCATTTGCGTGGTGGAAGATACACGTGATGTGATGGCTATAGAGAATACAAATCAGTACAGTGGAGTGTACCATGTACTAGGCGGCCTTATTTCGCCCATGGATGGTGTAGGCCCAACTGATCTTCAGGTGGATTCATTAATTGAACGAATTAGAGACGGAGAAGTGAAAGAAGTGATATTTGCCCTAAGTGCAACAATGGAAGGGGATACTACCGTCTTCTATTTACATAAAAAACTAAAAGATTTTAACATTAACCTTTCTACCATTGCCCGTGGCATAGCCTTTGGAGGTGAGTTAGAGTACGTGGATGAAATTACCTTAGGCCGGTCAATTACAACCCGCGTACCTTACGAGAACTCACTTGCCCGATAA
- a CDS encoding glycosyltransferase family 2 protein, with the protein MKLSVIIVNHNLCKPLRHSLNELQLALQTIDSEIIVADDASDDSSAEMVKNEFPQVTLLRSDKHQGFTKTANQAMAAAQGEYLLLANPDTISNADALHKMLDFMDAHADTGGLTVRMLDAEGNHIMDAQNGMPEAWIHFFKYTGLSRLFPKTRLFSNYYQGGWVEAFESTEVDVICNTYMLLRKSVIAQIGVFDERFPVYGQDIDLSYRIRLAGFKNYYFAKTFIIWQQARQTNKYSWQHIKYFYGAMLIFATKYLFKMPELRLKGLGRGSAALYEFKI; encoded by the coding sequence ATGAAACTGTCTGTCATTATCGTTAACCATAACTTATGCAAGCCGTTACGGCACTCGCTGAATGAGTTGCAGCTGGCTTTGCAAACTATCGATAGTGAAATCATAGTGGCAGATGATGCCTCGGATGATTCATCTGCAGAAATGGTGAAAAATGAGTTTCCGCAGGTAACATTGCTCCGTAGCGATAAACACCAGGGGTTTACCAAAACAGCCAACCAAGCTATGGCGGCAGCACAAGGCGAGTACCTGTTGCTGGCCAACCCAGATACCATTAGCAATGCCGATGCTTTGCATAAGATGCTGGATTTTATGGATGCCCATGCCGATACGGGTGGTTTAACAGTTCGTATGCTGGATGCCGAAGGTAACCATATTATGGATGCTCAAAACGGTATGCCTGAGGCATGGATACATTTTTTTAAATACACCGGCTTATCCAGACTGTTCCCGAAAACCCGTTTGTTTAGCAACTACTACCAGGGCGGCTGGGTTGAAGCTTTTGAAAGCACCGAGGTGGATGTAATTTGCAATACCTATATGTTGCTGCGTAAATCTGTAATTGCGCAAATCGGAGTGTTTGATGAACGTTTTCCGGTTTACGGGCAAGATATTGATTTATCATACCGCATACGTTTAGCCGGGTTTAAAAACTACTACTTTGCCAAAACTTTCATTATCTGGCAGCAAGCCCGGCAAACAAATAAATATAGTTGGCAGCATATCAAATACTTTTATGGTGCAATGCTTATTTTTGCGACTAAATATTTATTCAAGATGCCGGAGTTACGCCTAAAAGGTTTAGGTCGCGGGTCTGCTGCATTATATGAGTTTAAAATCTAA
- a CDS encoding SDR family oxidoreductase — translation MSLKSKIVIITGASSGIGKALAYEAARRGANLVLGARQFVTLCQITQDIEKQFGVKALAVQCDVSVEEDCAHLIKQAVLTFGKIDVLVNNAGMSMRALFKDLDLKVLKTLMDVNFWGTVYCTKYALPEIIKTQGSIVGVSSIAGYKGLPGRTGYSASKFAMNGFLDSLRVENLKTGVHVLTACPGFTASNIRNTALNKNAQQQGESSLEEEKMMTAEEVAKIIVDGIETRARTLIMTGQGKLTVTLSKLFPAWLDKLVYNVFAKEKDPLLK, via the coding sequence ATGAGTTTAAAATCTAAAATCGTTATTATAACCGGCGCTTCATCAGGTATTGGTAAGGCACTGGCTTATGAAGCTGCCCGCCGCGGTGCTAATTTAGTGCTGGGTGCCCGGCAGTTCGTTACCCTTTGCCAGATTACTCAGGATATTGAAAAGCAGTTTGGCGTAAAGGCCTTAGCTGTACAATGTGATGTAAGCGTGGAAGAGGATTGTGCCCACCTAATAAAGCAAGCTGTACTTACTTTTGGTAAAATAGATGTGCTGGTGAATAATGCTGGTATGTCTATGCGTGCTTTATTTAAAGATCTGGACTTGAAGGTGCTGAAAACCCTAATGGATGTGAACTTTTGGGGAACGGTATATTGCACCAAGTATGCTTTACCAGAAATTATAAAAACTCAAGGCAGCATTGTAGGGGTATCTTCTATTGCGGGTTATAAAGGTTTACCTGGGCGCACTGGCTATTCAGCATCTAAATTTGCTATGAATGGTTTTCTGGATAGCTTGCGGGTAGAAAACCTGAAAACCGGTGTGCATGTACTTACAGCCTGCCCGGGTTTTACAGCATCTAACATTCGCAATACCGCTTTAAATAAGAATGCTCAGCAGCAGGGGGAAAGTAGCCTGGAAGAAGAAAAAATGATGACGGCTGAAGAAGTAGCTAAAATTATTGTGGATGGCATTGAAACTCGTGCCCGCACTTTAATTATGACCGGGCAAGGTAAACTTACCGTAACACTCAGCAAGCTATTTCCAGCTTGGTTAGATAAGCTGGTTTACAATGTATTCGCCAAGGAAAAAGATCCTTTACTGAAATAA
- a CDS encoding SDR family oxidoreductase, which yields MEQKPTQLPGETQEHQPGIEAEMSLKPEYINPDYKAADKLQGKVALITGGDSGIGRAVSVHYAKEGADVAIVYLDEDQDAEETKQLVEQEGRRCLLIKGDIRESSFCKSAVEKTVAELGKLNILVNNAAVQFPQQELEAISEEQLENTFRTNIFPHFHFASAALEHLQEGDSIINTTSVTAYRSSPNLIDYSSTKGAILTFTRSLATNLAKKKIRVNGVAPGPVWTPLIVSSFPKEKIENFGKETPMERAGQPSEIAPAYVFLASEDASYITGQVIHINGGEVVNG from the coding sequence ATGGAACAGAAACCCACACAACTACCCGGAGAAACTCAAGAGCATCAACCCGGCATAGAGGCTGAAATGAGCCTGAAGCCTGAATATATTAACCCGGATTATAAAGCTGCTGATAAATTGCAAGGTAAAGTAGCTTTGATTACTGGCGGTGATAGCGGCATTGGCCGTGCCGTAAGTGTACACTATGCTAAAGAAGGAGCCGATGTAGCTATTGTATATTTGGATGAAGACCAGGATGCGGAAGAAACCAAACAATTGGTAGAACAAGAAGGCCGCCGTTGCTTGCTGATTAAAGGCGATATACGTGAAAGCAGCTTTTGCAAAAGTGCTGTTGAAAAAACCGTAGCTGAGTTAGGTAAGCTAAATATATTGGTCAATAACGCAGCCGTACAATTTCCGCAGCAGGAGTTGGAAGCCATTAGTGAGGAACAACTGGAAAACACTTTCAGAACTAATATTTTCCCGCACTTTCATTTTGCATCGGCTGCTCTGGAGCATTTACAGGAAGGTGATAGCATAATCAATACCACTTCAGTAACTGCTTACCGTTCATCACCTAACCTGATTGATTATTCATCCACCAAAGGTGCGATATTAACATTCACCCGTTCGTTGGCTACCAATTTGGCTAAAAAGAAAATCAGGGTAAATGGCGTAGCCCCAGGTCCGGTTTGGACACCACTGATTGTATCCAGCTTTCCGAAAGAAAAGATTGAGAACTTTGGTAAAGAAACTCCTATGGAACGTGCAGGTCAACCGTCAGAAATTGCGCCGGCTTATGTTTTCTTAGCTTCAGAAGATGCTTCGTACATCACCGGCCAGGTTATCCATATCAATGGCGGCGAAGTAGTGAATGGCTAG
- a CDS encoding ion channel, which translates to MSIKKQAVNPQDDLGFGTQAVSQRVINRDGSINVNRRGLPLFSTIDNYNTLITMSWKKFWLIVIGSYLSTNLIFACFYLILGVENLNGADGNSPVTHFFDAFFFSAQTISTVGYGHISPKGFATNLVAALESMMGLLVFALATGLLYGRFSRPSAKMAYSDVMLVAPYLNDSRGLMVRVANRRRNMLVDLSAEIIFSYNEMVNGKPVRRFYNLNLERRQVSIMTLSWTLVHPLDESSPLYQMTHEDLANGQANFAVLIKAFDDTFSQTVHSRTSYQYNEVVWDAKFAPAFYTEPDGRVTLDLTKISNHQMIQLP; encoded by the coding sequence ATGTCTATTAAGAAACAAGCGGTTAACCCGCAAGACGACTTAGGATTCGGTACCCAAGCCGTGAGTCAGCGTGTAATTAACCGCGATGGCAGCATTAACGTTAACCGTCGCGGACTGCCTCTTTTCAGCACCATTGATAATTACAATACGTTGATTACCATGAGCTGGAAAAAATTCTGGCTGATAGTAATCGGCTCTTACCTGAGTACCAACCTCATTTTTGCATGTTTCTATCTTATTTTAGGCGTTGAAAACCTGAACGGAGCCGATGGAAACTCTCCTGTTACACACTTTTTTGATGCATTCTTCTTTTCGGCACAAACTATATCTACGGTAGGCTACGGCCACATCAGCCCTAAAGGTTTTGCCACTAATTTGGTAGCTGCGCTGGAGTCTATGATGGGATTACTGGTATTTGCCTTAGCTACCGGTTTACTGTACGGGCGCTTTTCCCGACCTTCGGCTAAAATGGCTTACAGCGATGTTATGCTGGTGGCGCCGTATTTGAATGATAGCCGCGGGCTGATGGTACGGGTAGCCAACCGCCGCCGTAACATGCTGGTTGATTTAAGTGCCGAAATCATCTTCTCTTATAACGAAATGGTGAATGGTAAACCAGTACGCCGGTTTTACAACCTGAACTTAGAACGTAGGCAGGTTAGCATCATGACCCTAAGCTGGACATTGGTGCACCCGCTGGATGAGAGCAGTCCTCTTTACCAGATGACGCATGAAGATTTGGCCAACGGTCAGGCCAACTTTGCGGTGCTAATTAAAGCGTTTGATGATACCTTTTCGCAAACGGTACATTCACGAACTTCTTACCAATACAATGAAGTGGTTTGGGATGCTAAGTTTGCACCAGCATTTTATACAGAACCCGATGGTAGGGTTACATTAGACCTAACTAAAATCAGCAACCATCAGATGATACAACTACCATAA